In one Palaemon carinicauda isolate YSFRI2023 chromosome 25, ASM3689809v2, whole genome shotgun sequence genomic region, the following are encoded:
- the LOC137618860 gene encoding piggyBac transposable element-derived protein 3-like: protein MKKVPRGDTNVVVDNIHKILLVCWKDNAVVSVVSNISPVYPLESVSRWSAKDKKKISVSRPYLIGDYNRHMGGTDRMDQNINCYRISIRMKKWWWPIFSWVIDATIQNCWLLHRVDESNLSLLSFKRYIARTYLQKAEPRVGIGRPRPSSRVIPDVRYDNIGHLVESLGKQAWKCALSSCKSRPSQGCMKCGVPLCVKCFATCSLEYC, encoded by the coding sequence ATGAAGAAGGTTCCTCGAGGAGATACAAATGTTGTTGTGGATAATATTCACAAGATCTTGTTGGTATGCTGGAAGGATAATGCAGTAGTTTCAGTGGTATCAAATATTTCTCCTGTTTATCCTCTGGAAAGTGTATCTCGATGGTcagcaaaggacaaaaagaaaattagtgtaaGTCGTCCTTATCTCATCGGGGATTACAACAGGCACATGGGTGGCACTGATAGGATGGACCAAAACATCAATTGTTACCGTATATCCATTAGAATGAAAAAGTGGTGGTGGCCTATATTTTCTTGGGTAATTGATGCAACGATTCAGAACTGCTGGCTTCTGCATCGTGTTGATGAAAGCAACCTTTCACTGCTGTCATTCAAGCGCTACATTGCAAGGACATACCTTCAGAAGGCAGAACCACGTGTGGGAATAGGCCGGCCAAGACCGTCATCTCGGGTTATTCCAGATGTACGTTATGACAATATTGGTCACCTCGTCGAATCCCTTGGAAAACAGGCATGGAAATGTGCTCTATCCTCTTGTAAATCTCGTCCTTCGCAAGGGTGTATGAAGTGTGGAGTTCCATTGTGTGTGAAATGCTTTGCTACGTGCTCTTTAGAATACTGCTAA